The following are encoded together in the Xanthomonas sacchari genome:
- a CDS encoding thiol:disulfide interchange protein DsbA/DsbL, producing MKTRFALTLMALLPILVACKAQDGTADTVAPASGTAAAPAAPAAGTDAAAPAETPAAPAATTADAAAQPAATDGDTAAAAKPVAAKTPNGPEPVAGTDYVDIAGGQPFQPTNGKIEVAEIFGYVCPACARFQPLIGPWKAGLPSDVRFVYVPAMFGGTWDDYARAFYAAEALGVQEKTHEALYKAIHVDETLKGERGRDSVQDIANFYAKYGVDPKQFADTMGSFAVATKTNRAKQFATRSGITGTPSLIINGKYLVKGKSYDDMLRVADHLIARERAAMAK from the coding sequence ATGAAGACCCGCTTCGCCCTGACCCTGATGGCCCTGCTGCCGATCCTGGTGGCATGCAAGGCCCAGGACGGCACTGCCGACACCGTCGCCCCTGCCTCCGGCACCGCCGCGGCCCCGGCTGCGCCCGCCGCCGGCACTGACGCCGCCGCGCCCGCCGAGACCCCGGCCGCGCCTGCGGCCACCACCGCCGATGCCGCCGCGCAGCCCGCCGCCACCGACGGCGACACCGCCGCCGCGGCCAAGCCGGTCGCCGCCAAGACCCCGAACGGTCCGGAGCCGGTCGCCGGCACCGACTACGTCGACATCGCCGGCGGCCAGCCGTTCCAGCCGACCAACGGCAAGATCGAGGTGGCCGAGATCTTCGGCTATGTCTGCCCGGCCTGCGCGCGCTTCCAGCCGCTGATCGGCCCGTGGAAGGCCGGCCTGCCGTCGGACGTGCGCTTCGTCTATGTGCCGGCGATGTTCGGCGGCACCTGGGACGACTACGCCCGCGCGTTCTACGCCGCCGAGGCGCTGGGCGTGCAGGAGAAGACCCACGAGGCGCTGTACAAGGCCATCCACGTCGACGAGACCCTGAAGGGCGAGCGCGGCCGCGACTCGGTGCAGGACATCGCCAACTTCTACGCCAAGTACGGCGTGGACCCGAAGCAGTTCGCCGACACCATGGGCAGCTTCGCGGTGGCCACCAAGACCAACCGTGCCAAGCAGTTCGCCACCCGCAGCGGCATCACCGGCACGCCGTCGCTGATCATCAACGGCAAGTACCTGGTCAAGGGCAAGAGCTACGACGACATGCTGCGCGTGGCCGATCACCTGATCGCGCGCGAGCGCGCGGCGATGGCCAAGTAA
- a CDS encoding thiol:disulfide interchange protein DsbA/DsbL, producing MNHLPRLLLCLLALLPLSACAQPKSATAVEGEDYTLIADPKPFAPLAGKIEVVEVFGYTCPHCAHFEPLLEEWAGKQAKDVRLTLVPAAFGGYWDSFASAFYAAQQLGVQSRSHRAMFEAIHDKRSVPVQNVAPEELATFYAGFGVKPQAFIAAYQSPQVAAQVKAARDFAVRADIAGTPALIVNGKYLVKGKNFEDMLRIADALIARERAGK from the coding sequence ATGAATCATCTGCCCCGCCTGCTGTTGTGCCTGCTCGCCCTGCTGCCGTTGAGCGCCTGCGCGCAACCCAAGTCCGCCACCGCGGTGGAAGGCGAGGACTACACCCTGATCGCCGACCCCAAGCCGTTCGCGCCGCTGGCCGGCAAGATCGAGGTGGTGGAAGTGTTCGGCTACACCTGCCCGCATTGCGCGCACTTCGAGCCGCTGCTGGAGGAATGGGCCGGCAAGCAGGCCAAGGACGTGCGCCTGACCCTGGTGCCGGCGGCGTTCGGCGGCTACTGGGACAGCTTCGCCAGCGCTTTCTACGCCGCGCAGCAACTGGGCGTGCAGAGCCGCAGCCACCGCGCCATGTTCGAGGCCATCCACGACAAGCGCAGCGTGCCGGTGCAGAACGTCGCGCCGGAGGAACTGGCCACGTTCTATGCCGGCTTCGGAGTCAAGCCACAGGCCTTCATCGCCGCCTACCAGAGCCCGCAGGTCGCCGCGCAGGTGAAGGCGGCGCGCGATTTCGCCGTGCGCGCCGACATCGCCGGCACCCCGGCACTGATCGTCAACGGCAAGTACCTGGTCAAGGGCAAGAACTTCGAGGACATGCTGCGTATCGCCGACGCGCTGATCGCCCGCGAGCGCGCCGGCAAGTAA